From one Halosimplex rubrum genomic stretch:
- a CDS encoding DUF7541 family protein yields the protein MEEQPGLSDQYRTASPWPLLVAVGFALAEVGVFLGIFPLAVGGVLLLGGSVAGILGESGYARRPWRTLALLGVGFAALGGVLVATQVPGSSVSLLEVVTDPNGVVGRGLAIAVAGVMLVAAGVVSQAVGRTQQGV from the coding sequence ATGGAAGAGCAACCGGGACTGTCGGACCAGTATCGGACGGCCAGTCCGTGGCCGCTCCTCGTGGCGGTGGGGTTCGCCCTCGCGGAGGTGGGCGTCTTCCTCGGCATCTTCCCGCTCGCGGTCGGCGGGGTCCTCCTGCTCGGCGGCAGCGTCGCGGGCATCCTCGGCGAGTCGGGCTACGCCCGCCGCCCCTGGCGGACGCTCGCGCTGCTCGGGGTCGGGTTCGCGGCGCTCGGCGGCGTCCTCGTCGCGACGCAGGTCCCCGGCTCGTCCGTGAGCCTCCTCGAAGTCGTCACCGACCCCAACGGCGTCGTCGGCCGCGGCCTCGCGATCGCCGTCGCCGGCGTGATGCTCGTCGCCGCGGGCGTCGTCAGCCAGGCCGTCGGACGGACCCAGCAGGGCGTCTGA
- a CDS encoding DUF6684 family protein has product MTEKVFDRETLLDLTVNFIPLGILVFFIGAFVLFPTWGVDPLVTGLQFAIVGVTAILLVILTYYAGKAISTAENEMDVDHE; this is encoded by the coding sequence ATGACAGAGAAGGTCTTCGACCGCGAGACGCTCTTGGACCTGACGGTCAACTTCATCCCGCTCGGCATCCTCGTGTTCTTCATCGGCGCGTTCGTTCTGTTCCCGACCTGGGGCGTCGACCCGCTCGTCACCGGACTGCAGTTCGCCATCGTCGGCGTCACGGCGATCCTGCTCGTGATCCTCACCTACTACGCCGGCAAGGCCATCTCCACCGCCGAGAACGAGATGGACGTCGACCACGAGTGA